In Camarhynchus parvulus chromosome Z, STF_HiC, whole genome shotgun sequence, a genomic segment contains:
- the IFNK gene encoding interferon kappa — MTIMVQRSLLQICMIIALYIKISHSVCLFQGNKVNYHIMNFLWKMGGYFPQQCLSETTDFRFPVEITKVTQKNIIRIIYEFLQHIFQLFSKNLPVDVWNTSKIESFQNGIHHQIEELETCLSEEQSKARNSFQTWILKSSTYSIKKYFQRITNFLKDKQYSHCSWEAVQMELRTCHRIFDSLLKRKPT; from the coding sequence ATGACCATTATGGTTCAGAGAAGTTTACTGCAAATTTGCATGATAATAGCATTGTACATCAAAATCTCACATTCAGTTTGTCTTTTCCAAGGAAACAAAGTGAACTATCATATCATGAACTTTCTGTGGAAAATGGGTGGTTATTTTCCCCAGCAATGTCTCAGCGAAACAACTGATTTCAGATTCCCTGTAGAGATTACCAAGGTCACACAGAAGAACATCATAAGGATCATCTATGAGTTTCTTCAACACATCTTCCAACTATTTAGCAAAAATCTTCCTGTTGATGTTTGGAATACAAGCAAGATTGagagcttccaaaatggaattcATCATCAAATTGAAGAACTGGAGACATGTTTGTCAGAAGAACAATCAAAAGCAAGAAACAGTTTTCAAACATGGATCCTAAAAAGCTCGACATATAGCATAAAAAAGTACTTTCAGAGAATCACCAATTTCTTAAAAGATAAGCAATACAGCCATTGTTCCTGGGAAGCAGTTCAAATGGAACTGAGAACATGTCACAGAATTTTTGACagtcttttgaaaagaaaacctaCATAA